A genomic region of Anopheles coustani chromosome 3, idAnoCousDA_361_x.2, whole genome shotgun sequence contains the following coding sequences:
- the LOC131258722 gene encoding uncharacterized protein LOC131258722, which yields MICTDDCTCSLCRELRGYKLKVKPTKAHGDASATEAGSQPQQQQHQQQSKYCKNSKLTRNDNFILRRRTSNDYQRAPDGMADYREQLQHEAHQQRNGPLQSSRMKKAQSYNEIPSVGNMAPGGRARYHPGALLNSGKMIKSTNNLTEEDDYYSYLPPSPPPPVHQLKNKIEKQKDHKVIIYFGDSIAHRKTDKGRAPAPPPPTGTPPPPKHSELNVFHAQRLCEEAAEMQQQREGGAGNGKPMVRDALEKKPDPGQGGKAGKEFMLQLKSVLEEKSRAGVGVTPSAAGKKEPSPPPATPGSVPTAVIAREEPLPAAKAKRNHTQVVEIRRVDKTVAVSDGATDTSLPPFVESVINGVINIKIEESFKVATDIVQAVFDDSGPDGCEYGYDDDDVGDPFDWSFVQNWRARPSGTTAANGQVNSPPNTSSNQSSIGLANNPTHNGSSVGGGGGGGGGSGSNFPTSPNGLSPGNHYIASSNPIASPGARIQSPAIATPAPRVSKEIALRPANASSGGGDPRNYNLSPVSQQITGGGGAHNGDGGSLTGVAYDGEGRKSHPLSPGGHSNGHHGGHPGGAHHLHHQQQQHPQQQQQHQQQQQHHQQQQHPSGPHRSVAGPTKLTVQSSPVKAQPAMVSSGLEKSLLSSSHDQAHGAKRVVNGNVISSVTTINEQHHQQQQQQNQQQQQQQLSTSSNSSSNASSVSHLKQHFSQSHHAVPTSYHHQSGGGTGQPINGGSSQGLSGHAPGGGPQKGAGLGITRTHHHTGTHDFRGLQRVNECHSSSDENRSSGHASMSDTGHGSSSPSAGGGVGPGGGPGGGSNGVGAGNGAGGNRTGGPLGPLPEDRLAAGVTNRSARSRASSNHSRSRHRATPAKIPWGGGGLEDIKMAIQQLTMRSHTSTSTYSSLSAGSESSEPVRRLGRYSSLETVNTNVTSADEFVWVDSHNRLVELQHPPWSQHCVLRVIRTGRCREYAERVSVEAVPRLGYLLQRALVRVAREVQRLSGSLGLCSKHEVAGAFKIVLSPALSDSCIKACLRAAAMFAVPGDSALKQSKSARAGLQLPVGRFHRWMADARLGRFVHEYAAVYLCAGLENLLEEIFLQCLPTDPNAVLSATGLEHAIAGSGDLWGLLQPYAHLNAGRVASGALTMPRWASQSSINSERAGSGGGLNALEPCLLTTCVGSLNELKDLVGRAGQRSQHIPISQTAFRVLFYFMRCSQLEHNDVGAATNGAVNNIQELCYERAYVVLPPLVEWLRVSSAHAEYRHALLIDKDDIMQAARLLLPGVDCPPRLIASEEELPSKRTGLQNGTQSISSSNHSGQTQPLHGSLTSNSSASTTSSIEDSSECGRRATYALAFRLMLTGRPELLIQALSLVPPTTRYDTLNHQGMTALMIAAVRNDETAIQTLLDAGADLNVEVPASGHPHCPAIHPETQHWTAVTFAACKGNYQALRLLLERGAHVEGGARLSEDKCTLTPLQVASGSGIVEVVALLLAHGAHAFLSTQQKDLLCFSGTAQRGCYSAISVAAAHGQRVTLRKLLSHPLAPGSREVLSLEEMLAEGDGNTRSTQLDRQPEAPPTLNKTQIKSLQEAMYHSAENNHLDITIELRALGVPWTLHCWMHALAAAHELRLDAVIDQLLQDFLQVCPDDYSQQFVTECLPLLFNIFRYSKKEGTTLLLADIFSTCFGWEPIKPIKEPVLQPSNGSRIDPKFVNNPELSDVTFRVENRIFYGHKIVLVTASPRLQSMLSSKLNEGTGTPTVQINDIRYHIFELVMQFLYSGGCSALDVAAGDVLELMAAASFFQLEGLLRYTEARCAEMIDIDNVVAMYIHAKVYNAQKLMEYCQGFLLQNMVALLTYDDSVKRLLFAKKIPNHDVLTGLLTTLQARIKARRSSTPASSGANGNTGTSNSGTPNGGAPLGNSRPSASSNGKCSK from the exons ATGATTTGTACGGACGACTGCACCTGCAGCCTGTGCCGGGAGTTGCGTGGGTACAAGCTGAAGGTGAAACCGACCAAAGCGCACGGTGACGCGAGCGCTACCGAAGCCGGAAgtcagccgcagcagcagcagcaccagcagcagtccAAGTACTGCAAGAACTCGAAGCTGACGCGCAACgacaattttattctgcgCCGCAGAACCTCGAACGATTACCAAAGGGCACCGGATGGGATGGCCGATTACAGGGAGCAGTTGCAGCACGAGGCCCATCAGCAACGCAATGGTCCGCTGCAATCCAGTCGTATGAAAAAGGCACAGAGCTACAATGAAATCCCGAGTGTCGGGAACATGGCGCCCGGTGGACGCGCCCGCTATCATCCCGGCGCGCTGCTCAACTCCGGCAAGATGATCAAAAGCACCAACAACCTGACCGAGGAGGACGACTACTACAGCTATCTGCCACcgtcaccaccgccaccggtcCACCAGCTGAAGAACAAGATCGAAAAGCAGAAGGACCACAAGGTGATCATCTACTTCGGCGACTCGATCGCGCACCGGAAGACCGATAAGGGACGGGCGCCGGCACCACCGCCACCCACCGGTACGCCCCCACCACCGAAGCACAGCGAACTTAACGTTTTCCACGCGCAGCGACTCTGCGAGGAAGCGGCCGAAATGCAGCAACAGCGGGAAGGTGGCGCTGGCAACGGGAAGCCGATGGTGCGCGACGCACTGGAGAAGAAACCCGACCCGGGCCAGGGTGGAAAGGCGGGCAAGGAGTTCATGCTGCAGCTCAAGTCCGTGCTCGAGGAGAAGAGTCGGGCCGGCGTTGGGGTGACGCCTTCCGCCGCCGGCAAGAAAGAACCATCGCCGCCGCCGGCGACTCCCGGCAGCGTTCCGACGGCAGTGATCGCCAGAGAGGAACCGCTGCCGGCCGCGAAGGCCAAGCGGAACCACACACAGGTGGTGGAGATCCGGCGCGTGGATAAGACGGTCGCGGTCTCGGATGGCGCAACGGACACCTCGCTGCCGCCGTTCGTCGAGAGCGTCATCAACGGCGTGATCAACATCAAGATCGAGGAGAGCTTCAAGGTGGCGACGGACATTGTGCAGGCCGTGTTCGACGACTCCGGCCCGGACGGGTGCGAGTACGGgtacgacgatgacgatgtcgGCGATCCGTTCGACTGGAGCTTCGTGCAGAACTGGCGAGCACG ACCCTCGGGAACTACCGCGGCGAACGGGCAGGTCAACTCCCCGCCGAACACGTCCAGCAATCAGAGCAGCATAGGACTAGCGAACAATCCCACCCACAACGGTTCCAGCgttggtggcggcggcggtggtggtggtggtagtggatcGAATTTCCCCACCAGCCCGAACGGTCTGTCACCTGGCAATCACTACATCGCCTCGTCGAACCCGATCGCTTCACCGGGAGCCCGTATCCAAAGCCCAGCGATTGCAACGCCGGCTCCGCGAGTCTCGAAAGAGATCGCTCTGCGACCGGCGAATGCTTCCTCCGGTGGAGGTGATCCGCGGAACTATAACCTCTCACCGGTCAGTCAGCAGATCACCGGTGGAGGTGGGGCGCATAATGGCGACGGCGGAAGTCTTACCGGAGTTGCCTACGACGGAGAGGGTAGAAAATCTCACCCGCTGTCGCCAGGCGGGCACTCGAATGGACACCATGGGGGGCATCCCGGTGGAGCACACCATCTtcaccatcagcaacagcagcatccacaacagcagcagcagcatcagcaacagcagcagcatcaccagcagcagcaacatcccTCCGGCCCACATCGGTCGGTGGCGGGTCCAACGAAGCTGACCGTGCAGAGCTCTCCGGTGAAGGCGCAACCGGCAATGGTTAGCTCCGGGCTGGAGAAGTCCCTCCTAAGTTCATCGCACGATCAGGCGCACGGTGCGAAACGGGTCGTGAATGGGAACGTCATCAGCAGCGTCACAACCATCAACGAACAAcaccatcaacagcagcagcagcagaaccagcaacagcaacagcagcagcttaGTACAAGCAGCAATAGTTCGAGCAATGCGAGCAGTGTGAGCCACTTGAAGCAGCACTTCTCGCAGAGTCACCATGCGGTTCCGACATCGTACCATCACCAGTCGGGCGGAGGAACCGGGCAGCCAATCAACGGAGGCTCCAGTCAAGGCCTCTCAGGACACGCGCCCGGTGGTGGACCGCAGAAGGGTGCCGGATTGGGCATCACACGAACACACCATCACACCGGAACTCATGACTTCCGAGGACTGCAGCGAGTGAACGAGTGCCACAGTTCGTCCGACGAGAACCGATCGTCCGGACACGCCAGTATGTCCGATACGGGCCACGGCAGCAGTTCACCGAGTGCGGGTGGAGGTGTCGGGCCTGGTGGTGGTCCTGGTGGAGGTAGTAACGGCGTTGGTGCTGGCAACGGTGCGGGGGGTAATCGAACGGGTGGTCCATTGGGACCGCTTCCCGAGGACAGGTTAGCGGCTGGCGTTACCAACCGAAGTGCGAGATCACGGGCCAGCTCTAACCACTCGCGCTCGCGTCATCGGGCAACCCCGGCAAAGATCCCGTGGGGCGGTGGTGGCCTGGAAGATATCAAGATGGCGATCCAGCAGTTGACGATGCGTTCACATACCTCCACCTCCACGTACAGCAGCCTGAGCGCGGGTTCGGAGAGCTCGGAACCTGTGCGCCGGTTGGGTCGCTACAGCTCCCTCGAGACGGTCAACACGAACGTGACGAGTGCCGACGAGTTCGTGTGGGTGGACTCACACAACCGGCTAGTGGAGCTGCAGCATCCTCCCTGGAGTCAGCACTGTGTGCTACGCGTCATCCGCACCGGTCGCTGCCGAGAGTATGCCGAGCGCGTGTCCGTCGAAGCCGTACCTCGGTTAGGGTACTTGCTGCAGCGAGCTCTTGTACGAGTAGCACGCGAGGTACAGAGACTCTCGGGCAGTCTGGGATTATGCTCGAAGCACGAAGTAGCCGGTGCGTTCAAGATCGTCCTCTCTCCGGCACTGTCCGACTCGTGCATAAAAGCATGCCTGCGGGCGGCGGCCATGTTTGCCGTTCCCGGCGATAGTGCGCTCAAGCAGAGCAAGTCGGCACGGGCTGGTCTGCAGCTTCCGGTGGGTCGGTTCCATCGCTGGATGGCAGACGCACGGCTTGGCCGTTTCGTGCATGAGTATGCCGCCGTCTATCTGTGCGCTGGGCTCGAGAATCTGCTGGAGGAGATCTTCCTACAGTGCTTGCCTACCGACCCGAACGCGGTCCTATCTGCGACCGGTCTGGAGCATGCGATCGCAGGTTCGGGTGATCTGTGGGGACTGCTGCAACCTTACGCGCACCTAAATGCGGGCCGCGTAGCTTCCGGGGCACTCACGATGCCGCGCTGGGCTAGTCAATCGTCGATCAACTCGGAACGTGCCGGTTCCGGTGGGGGTCTTAATGCCCTCGAGCCCTGCCTGTTGACCACCTGCGTCGGTAGCCTCAACGAGCTGAAGGATCTGGTCGGACGGGCCGGGCAACGTAGCCAACATATTCCAATCTCGCAGACCGCCTTCAGGGTGCTGTTCTACTTCATGCGCTGCTCGCAGCTCGAACACAACGACGTTGGAGCCGCCACGAACGGTGCGGTCAACAATATCCAGGAGCTCTGCTACGAGCGCGCCTATGTCGTCCTTCCGCCGCTGGTAGAATGGCTTCGGGTGTCTTCCGCACACGCTGAGTATCGGCACGCGCTGCTCATCGATAAGGACGATATCATGCAGGCCGCTCGGCTGCTACTGCCAGGGGTCGATTGCCCACCGCGACTGATTGCGTCCGAAGAGGAGTTACCGTCGAAGCGGACCGGGCTCCAAAATGGGACGCAAAGTATCAGCTCGTCGAACCACTCCGGTCAGACGCAACCACTGCATGGCTCGCTGACGTCTAACTCGTCCGCATCGACCACGTCAAGCATT GAGGACTCAAGCGAGTGTGGTCGACGGGCAACGTACGCACTGGCGTTTCGCCTAATGCTTACGGGCCGTCCAGAGCTGCTCATACAGGCACTTTCACTCGTGCCACCAACGACACGTTACGATACGCTAAACCACCAGGGAATGACGGCTCTGATGATTGCGGCCGTTCGCAACGACGAGACGGCCATCCAAACGCTGCTCGATGCGGGGGCCGACTTGAATGTCGAGGTTCCTGCTTCCGGCCACCCGCACTGTCCGGCCATCCACCCGGAAACGCAGCACTGGACGGCGGTGACGTTCGCGGCCTGCAAGGGCAACTATCAGGCCCTCCGCCTCCTGCTCGAACGGGGCGCTCACGTCGAGGGAGGCGCACGGCTCAGCGAGGACAAGTGCACGCTAACCCCGCTCCAGGTAGCCAGCGGATCTGGTATCGTCGAGGTGGTGGCTTTGCTTCTGGCGCACGGTGCCCACGCCTTCCTGTCCACGCAGCAGAAGGATCTGCTCTGTTTCTCTGGAACGGCCCAGCGGGGATGTTACAG TGCAATCTCGGTAGCGGCCGCGCACGGACAACGGGTCACACTGCGGAAGCTGTTGTCGCATCCACTTGCACCAGGCAGCCGGGAGGTGTTGTCGCTGGAGGAAATGCTCGCCGAGGGTGACGGCAACACACGCTCAACCCAACTCGATCGCCAGCCGGAGGCGCCACCGACCCTCAACAAAACCCAAATCAAAAGTCTTCAAGAGGCCATGTATCATAGTGCTGAAAACAACCATCTAG ATATTACCATCGAGCTGCGAGCCTTAGGAGTACCCTGGACCCTACACTGCTGGATGCATGCCCTGGCTGCCGCTCACGAGCTGCGCCTCGATGCAGTTATCGACCAGTTGCTGCAGGACTTCCTACAAGTATGTCCCGACGACTATAGCCAGCAGTTTGTGACCGAGTGCCTGCCGCTGCTGTTTAACATATTCCGCTACAGCAAG AAGGAAGGCACCACGCTGCTGCTCGCCGACATCTTCAGCACCTGCTTCGGCTGGGAACCGATCAAGCCCATCAAGGAACCGGTGCTGCAGCCCTCGAACGGATCGCGCATCGACCCAAAGTTCGTCAACAATCCGGAACTGAGCGATGTCACATTCAG AGTGGAAAATCGTATCTTTTACGGGCACAAAATCGTTCTCGTCACCGCATCTCCGCGCTTGCAGAGTATGTTGAGCTCGAAGCTGAACGAAGGCACCGGTACGCCGACGGTGCAAATCAACGACATCCGGTACCATATATTTGAG TTGGTAATGCAGTTCCTGTACAGTGGAGGATGCAGTGCGCTGGATGTGGCCGCAGGTGATGTGCTAGAGTTGATGGCGGCGGCTAGCTTTTTCCAGCTGGAAGGTCTGCTGCGGTACACCGAAGCTCGCTGTGCGGAAATGATCGACATCGATAACGTGGTCGCCATGTACATACACGCAAAG GTCTACAACGCCCAGAAGCTGATGGAGTACTGTCAGGGTTTcctgctgcagaacatggTCGCCCTGCTAACGTACGATGACTCCGTGAAGCGGTTGCTGTTCGCCAAGAAGATCCCCAACCACGACGTCCTGACCGGGCTGCTGACGACGCTCCAGGCACGCATAAAGGCGCGCCGTAGCAGCACACCGGCATCGAGCGGTGCCAACGGAAACACCGGCACGTCCAATAGTGGGACACCGAACGGGGGTGCACCGCTTGGCAATAGCCGCCCGTCCGCCTCGAGCAACGGCAAATGTTCCAAGTAG